The Beijerinckiaceae bacterium genome has a window encoding:
- a CDS encoding NADH-quinone oxidoreductase subunit F (part of NADH-ubiquinone oxidoreductase complex I; shuttles electrons from NADH, via FMN and iron-sulfur (Fe-S) centers, to quinones in the respiratory chain; NuoF is part of the soluble NADH dehydrogenase fragment, which represents the electron input part of NADH dehydrogenase), producing MLEDKDRIFTNLYGFGDWGLKDAIARGAWDNTKKLIDKGKDWIIAEMKASGLRGRGGAGFPTGLKWSFMPKADPARPSYLVVNADESEPGTCKDREIMRNDPQLLIEGCFIASFAMEAHACYIYIRGEYIFEADRLEAAIEQAYAAKLVGKNNIHGWPFDIYVHRGAGAYICGEETALLESLEGKKGMPRLKPPFPANMGLYGCPTTVNNVESIAVAPTILRRGAAWFAGFGAKNNSGTKLFCISGHVNHPCNVEEAMSIPFRELVERHCGGVRGGFDNLLAVIPGGSSVPCVPAHEIIDAAMDFDTLRDLKSGLGTAAVIVMDKSTDIIRAIARLSYFYKHESCGQCTPCREGTGWLWRVVSRMAEGRAQKREIDMLLEVTTQIEGHTICALGDAAAWPVQGLIRHFRPEIERRIDQYAANPHSEPVKDFGVAAE from the coding sequence ATGCTTGAGGACAAGGATCGCATCTTCACAAATCTCTACGGTTTCGGGGACTGGGGCCTGAAGGATGCCATCGCGCGCGGCGCTTGGGATAATACCAAGAAACTGATCGACAAAGGCAAGGATTGGATTATTGCCGAAATGAAGGCTTCGGGCCTCCGAGGCCGAGGCGGCGCCGGTTTTCCGACCGGCCTCAAATGGTCCTTCATGCCGAAGGCCGATCCGGCGCGGCCCTCCTATCTCGTCGTCAATGCCGATGAATCGGAGCCTGGGACCTGCAAGGATCGCGAGATCATGCGCAATGATCCGCAGCTTCTGATCGAGGGCTGCTTCATCGCCTCCTTCGCGATGGAAGCGCATGCCTGCTACATCTATATTCGCGGCGAATATATTTTCGAGGCCGATCGGTTGGAGGCCGCCATCGAGCAGGCTTATGCGGCCAAGCTCGTCGGCAAGAACAACATTCACGGCTGGCCTTTCGACATTTACGTTCATCGCGGCGCGGGCGCTTATATTTGCGGCGAGGAAACCGCGCTCCTCGAATCGCTCGAGGGCAAGAAGGGCATGCCGCGGCTGAAGCCGCCGTTCCCGGCCAATATGGGACTCTATGGCTGCCCCACGACCGTCAACAATGTCGAATCGATTGCCGTCGCGCCGACCATTCTGCGTCGCGGAGCCGCCTGGTTCGCGGGCTTCGGGGCCAAGAACAATTCGGGCACCAAGCTATTCTGCATTTCCGGTCATGTGAATCATCCCTGCAATGTGGAAGAGGCGATGTCGATCCCCTTCCGGGAATTGGTCGAACGCCATTGCGGCGGCGTCCGGGGCGGATTCGACAATCTGCTTGCGGTGATTCCCGGTGGCTCTTCGGTGCCTTGTGTTCCGGCCCATGAAATCATCGATGCGGCGATGGATTTCGATACGTTGCGCGATCTGAAGTCCGGCCTCGGTACGGCGGCCGTCATCGTGATGGATAAGTCGACCGATATCATCCGGGCGATCGCGCGGCTCAGCTACTTCTACAAGCATGAGAGTTGCGGTCAATGCACGCCGTGCCGGGAAGGCACCGGCTGGCTTTGGCGCGTGGTCTCGCGCATGGCGGAAGGACGCGCCCAAAAGCGCGAGATCGACATGCTGCTCGAAGTCACCACCCAAATCGAGGGCCACACGATTTGCGCGCTCGGGGATGCGGCGGCCTGGCCCGTACAGGGCCTGATCCGGCATTTCCGCCCCGAAATCGAAAGGCGTATCGACCAATATGCCGCCAATCCTCATTCGGAGCCGGTCAAAGACTTCGGCGTCGCGGCGGAGTAG
- a CDS encoding NADH-quinone oxidoreductase subunit G (Catalyzes the transfer of electrons from NADH to quinone), which translates to MAKLIVDSTEVDVPPEFTLLQACEEAGAEIPRFCFHERLSIAGNCRMCLVEVKGGPPKPSASCAVAVKDLRPGPNGEPPVVLTNSPMVKKAREGVMEFLLINHPLDCPICDQGGECDLQDQAMAFGVDSSRYAENKRAVEDKYIGPLVRTSMNRCIHCTRCVRFTAEVAGTADMGATGRGEDMEITTYLETAMRSELQGNVADLCPVGALLPKPYSFKARSWELVKTPSVDVMDALGSAIRIDTRGREVMRILPRINEAVNEEWISDKSRQIVDGLKTKRLDRPYVRENGKLREATWQEAFAAIAAKVKAAAPERIGAIAGDLCAVEEMFALQSLLNLLGARSLDCRQDGTKLDPRFGRASYLFNPSVAGIDHADGLLIVGSNPRKESPVLNARIRKRWRKGGFFVSVIGEKADLTYDYKYLGAGPETLAGLVEQPFAKMERPMILVGQGALAREDGLAILALAAKVGMAMGALKPDLMSALKPSWNGFSVLHTAAARVGGLDLGFVPGLGGLDAAAMAKSGALDVLFVLGADEIAVEPGAFVIYQGTHGDRGAARADVILPGASYTEKSGTYVNTEGRVQLADRANFPPGDAREDWAILRALSEVLGHKLPFDSLKALRARLCEKHSHFSQLNEIPASSSFDVAKLFASSDTHGQAPFVSPISDFYLTNPIARASAVMAECSAVASGFARQAAE; encoded by the coding sequence ATGGCCAAACTCATCGTTGACAGCACCGAAGTCGATGTCCCGCCGGAATTTACTCTGTTGCAGGCCTGTGAAGAGGCCGGCGCGGAGATTCCACGTTTTTGCTTCCACGAGCGCCTGTCGATTGCCGGCAATTGCCGGATGTGCCTTGTCGAGGTCAAGGGTGGCCCCCCCAAGCCGTCGGCGTCCTGCGCCGTCGCGGTCAAGGACTTGCGCCCCGGCCCGAATGGCGAGCCGCCGGTCGTTCTCACCAATTCGCCGATGGTGAAAAAGGCGCGCGAAGGAGTGATGGAATTCCTGCTGATCAATCATCCGCTCGATTGTCCGATTTGCGACCAGGGCGGCGAATGCGATCTGCAAGACCAGGCCATGGCCTTCGGCGTCGATTCCTCGCGCTATGCCGAAAACAAGCGCGCGGTCGAAGACAAATACATCGGGCCGCTTGTGCGGACCTCGATGAACCGCTGCATCCATTGCACACGCTGCGTTCGCTTTACCGCTGAAGTCGCCGGAACCGCCGACATGGGTGCGACCGGGCGCGGCGAAGATATGGAGATCACGACCTATCTCGAGACGGCGATGCGCTCGGAGCTGCAAGGCAATGTTGCGGATCTGTGTCCGGTCGGCGCGCTATTGCCAAAGCCCTATTCCTTCAAGGCGCGGTCATGGGAATTGGTCAAGACGCCGTCGGTCGACGTCATGGATGCTCTGGGCTCGGCGATCCGCATCGATACCCGCGGTCGGGAAGTCATGCGCATCCTCCCCCGCATCAACGAGGCGGTGAACGAGGAATGGATTTCCGACAAGTCGCGCCAGATCGTGGATGGTCTGAAGACCAAGCGTCTCGATCGTCCCTATGTGCGCGAGAACGGTAAATTGCGGGAAGCCACGTGGCAGGAGGCTTTCGCGGCCATCGCCGCCAAGGTCAAAGCAGCGGCGCCCGAGCGGATCGGGGCCATCGCTGGCGATCTTTGCGCGGTTGAGGAAATGTTCGCGCTGCAATCCCTCCTGAACCTGCTCGGCGCAAGATCGCTCGATTGCCGCCAGGACGGAACAAAGCTCGATCCGCGTTTCGGGCGCGCGAGCTATCTGTTCAACCCATCCGTCGCGGGCATCGATCATGCCGATGGATTGTTGATCGTCGGTTCCAACCCACGCAAGGAATCACCCGTGCTGAACGCTCGCATTCGCAAGCGCTGGCGCAAGGGCGGCTTCTTTGTCAGCGTGATCGGCGAAAAGGCCGATCTCACCTACGACTATAAATATCTGGGGGCTGGCCCCGAGACGCTCGCCGGTCTGGTCGAGCAGCCCTTCGCGAAAATGGAAAGGCCGATGATCTTAGTCGGTCAAGGTGCGTTGGCGCGGGAGGATGGGCTCGCCATTCTTGCGCTCGCGGCCAAGGTTGGCATGGCGATGGGCGCGCTCAAGCCAGATTTGATGAGTGCCCTCAAGCCGAGCTGGAATGGGTTTTCGGTCCTGCACACCGCGGCGGCGCGGGTGGGGGGCCTTGATCTCGGATTCGTGCCGGGTCTTGGCGGTCTCGATGCCGCGGCGATGGCGAAAAGCGGAGCGCTCGATGTGCTCTTTGTTCTGGGTGCCGATGAGATCGCGGTGGAACCGGGCGCCTTCGTTATCTATCAAGGCACGCATGGCGATAGGGGCGCGGCGCGCGCCGACGTTATTTTGCCGGGGGCTTCCTACACCGAGAAATCCGGCACCTATGTCAATACGGAAGGTCGGGTGCAGCTGGCCGATCGTGCCAATTTTCCGCCCGGGGACGCGCGCGAGGATTGGGCGATTCTCCGCGCGCTTTCGGAAGTGCTCGGGCACAAATTGCCTTTCGATTCGCTCAAAGCCCTGCGCGCGCGGCTTTGCGAAAAACATTCGCATTTCTCGCAGCTGAATGAAATTCCAGCGAGCAGCAGTTTTGACGTCGCAAAGCTTTTCGCCAGTTCGGACACGCATGGGCAGGCGCCCTTTGTCTCGCCCATCTCAGATTTTTATTTGACCAATCCGATCGCGCGCGCCTCGGCGGTGATGGCGGAATGTTCCGCCGTCGCGAGCGGCTTCGCGCGTCAGGCAGCGGAGTAG
- a CDS encoding NADH-quinone oxidoreductase subunit NuoH — MTFLAGLAPLLLTLIKSVALLVILLIFIAYVLYADRKIWAAVQLRRGPNVVGPWGLFQSFADMLKFVFKEPVIPDGANKGVFLLAPFVMGMLSLAAWAVIPISDGWAIADINVGVLYIFAISSLSVYGIIMGGWASNSKYPFLSALRSAAQMISYEVSIGFVIITVLLCAGSLNLGEIVLAQDTRFGLLGWYWLPLFPMFVIFFISALAETNRPPFDLVEAESELVAGFMVEYSSTPYMLFMLSEYVAILTMCALTTILFLGGWLSPIPFSPFTEVPGAVWFILKVCAVFFMIAMVKAFVPRYRYDQLMRLGWKVFLPISLFMVILVAGVLEFTGWGAGMAH, encoded by the coding sequence ATGACTTTTTTGGCCGGGCTGGCCCCTTTGCTGCTGACGCTCATCAAGAGCGTCGCGCTGCTGGTCATTCTTTTGATCTTTATCGCCTATGTGCTTTACGCCGATCGCAAGATCTGGGCGGCGGTGCAGTTGCGGCGCGGGCCGAATGTGGTCGGCCCATGGGGCCTCTTCCAAAGCTTCGCCGATATGTTGAAGTTCGTCTTCAAGGAACCGGTCATTCCCGACGGGGCGAACAAAGGCGTCTTTCTGCTCGCCCCCTTCGTCATGGGAATGCTGTCCCTCGCCGCCTGGGCGGTGATCCCGATCAGCGACGGTTGGGCGATCGCCGACATTAACGTCGGCGTGTTGTATATTTTCGCCATATCGTCGCTCAGCGTCTACGGAATCATCATGGGCGGCTGGGCGTCCAACTCCAAATATCCGTTTCTGTCCGCGTTGCGCTCGGCGGCGCAGATGATTTCCTACGAGGTCTCGATCGGATTTGTCATCATCACGGTGCTGTTGTGCGCCGGCTCGCTCAATCTCGGCGAAATCGTTCTCGCGCAGGACACCCGGTTTGGGCTGTTAGGCTGGTACTGGCTGCCGCTGTTTCCGATGTTTGTCATCTTCTTCATTTCGGCCCTCGCCGAAACCAACCGGCCGCCTTTCGATCTCGTCGAAGCTGAATCCGAGCTCGTCGCCGGCTTCATGGTCGAATATTCCTCGACGCCATACATGCTTTTCATGCTGTCGGAATATGTGGCCATCCTGACGATGTGCGCGTTGACGACCATTCTGTTTCTCGGCGGCTGGCTGTCACCGATCCCCTTTTCGCCCTTTACCGAAGTTCCAGGCGCGGTCTGGTTTATTTTGAAGGTTTGCGCGGTCTTCTTCATGATCGCCATGGTGAAGGCTTTTGTCCCGCGCTACCGCTATGATCAGCTGATGCGGCTTGGCTGGAAAGTGTTTCTGCCAATTTCGCTTTTTATGGTCATCCTCGTAGCCGGAGTTCTCGAATTCACCGGCTGGGGCGCGGGCATGGCGCATTGA
- a CDS encoding NADH-quinone oxidoreductase subunit NuoI — MKLDQAAKAVFLTEFVGAFVLSMRYFFKPKPTLNYPHEKNPQSPRYRGEHALRRYPNGEERCIACKLCEAICPAQAITIEAGPRRNDGTRRTTRYDIDMVKCIYCGFCQEACPVDAIVEGPNAEFAVETREELYYDKNRLLENGARWEREIARNLALDAPYR, encoded by the coding sequence ATGAAACTCGACCAGGCTGCCAAGGCGGTTTTCCTGACGGAATTCGTCGGCGCGTTCGTGCTTTCGATGCGCTATTTCTTCAAGCCGAAGCCGACGCTCAACTATCCGCATGAGAAGAACCCGCAATCGCCGCGCTATCGGGGCGAGCATGCCTTGCGGCGTTACCCGAACGGCGAGGAGCGCTGTATCGCCTGCAAGCTCTGCGAGGCGATCTGCCCGGCCCAGGCGATCACCATCGAAGCCGGTCCGCGCCGCAACGACGGCACGCGGCGCACCACCCGCTACGACATCGACATGGTCAAATGCATCTATTGCGGCTTCTGCCAGGAGGCTTGCCCGGTCGATGCGATCGTCGAAGGGCCAAACGCCGAATTCGCTGTCGAGACGCGCGAGGAACTTTACTACGACAAGAACCGTCTCCTGGAAAACGGAGCGCGATGGGAACGCGAGATCGCCCGCAATCTTGCGCTCGATGCGCCCTATCGATGA
- a CDS encoding NADH-quinone oxidoreductase subunit J — protein MNVATLFFYLFSAVMIASAFMVISSRNPVHSVLFLILAFFNAAGLFLLLGAEFLAMILVVVYVGAVAVLFLFVVMMLDVDFAEFKQGFLQYLPIGGTLGLIVLIETVVVVGAWTIGPISIANVTTPMPPGMSNTMALGRVLYTQYFYLFQAAGLILLTAMIGAIVLTLRHKVGVKRQNIAIQNARTPAEAVEIRKVPSRQGL, from the coding sequence ATGAATGTCGCAACGCTGTTCTTCTACCTGTTTTCGGCGGTCATGATTGCGTCGGCCTTTATGGTGATTTCCTCGCGCAATCCGGTTCACTCGGTGCTGTTTTTGATCCTCGCCTTTTTTAATGCCGCGGGCCTTTTCCTGCTGCTCGGGGCGGAATTTCTGGCCATGATCCTGGTCGTCGTTTATGTGGGCGCGGTCGCGGTCCTGTTCCTCTTCGTCGTCATGATGCTCGACGTGGATTTTGCCGAATTCAAGCAGGGGTTCCTGCAATATCTGCCGATTGGCGGAACGCTCGGCCTTATCGTTCTGATCGAGACCGTGGTGGTTGTCGGCGCCTGGACCATCGGGCCCATCTCGATTGCCAATGTCACGACGCCGATGCCGCCCGGCATGTCCAACACCATGGCTCTCGGCCGGGTGCTCTACACGCAATATTTCTACTTGTTCCAGGCCGCCGGCCTCATCTTGCTGACCGCGATGATTGGCGCCATCGTCTTGACGTTGCGCCATAAGGTTGGCGTCAAGCGCCAAAACATCGCCATCCAGAATGCGCGCACGCCCGCCGAGGCGGTGGAAATCCGCAAGGTCCCCTCGAGGCAGGGGCTTTGA
- a CDS encoding NADH-quinone oxidoreductase subunit NuoK — translation MMVSLTQFLIVAAILFTLGVAGIILNRKNIIVVLMSVELILLSVNINLVSFSAFLGDLTGQVFALFILTVAAAEAAIGLAILVTYYRNRGSIAVEDINMMKG, via the coding sequence ATGATGGTCTCGCTCACCCAATTTCTGATCGTCGCGGCTATTCTTTTTACGCTCGGCGTCGCGGGCATTATCTTGAACCGCAAGAACATCATCGTGGTTTTGATGTCGGTCGAGCTGATCTTGCTTTCCGTCAACATCAACCTCGTTTCCTTTTCGGCCTTTCTCGGCGATCTGACGGGCCAGGTCTTCGCGCTGTTCATCCTCACCGTGGCCGCGGCGGAGGCCGCGATCGGACTGGCGATCCTCGTGACCTATTATCGCAACCGTGGATCGATCGCGGTCGAAGACATCAACATGATGAAGGGCTGA
- a CDS encoding NADH-quinone oxidoreductase subunit L has product MYAAIVFLPLLGFLIAGPFGWRIGDRPSELVTTSFLFISAILSWVVFVNVALGTAPASVSVLGNWFTSGALKIDWSLKIDTLTAVMLVVVTTVSSLVHLYSIGYMSDDPGRPRFFAYLSLFTFAMLMLVTADNLVQLFFGWEGVGLASYLLIGFWYQKPAANAAAIKAFVVNRVGDFGFALGIFLVFVLTNSVSFDQVFAAAPGLAGKSIHVFGFNTDAMTITCLLLFMGAMGKSAQFLLHTWLPDAMEGPTPVSALIHAATMVTAGVFMVARLSPLFEQAPAALSFVIIIGGTTAFFAATIGLVQNDIKRVIAYSTCSQLGYMFVALGVGGYSIGIFHLFTHAFFKALLFLGAGSVIVAMHHEQDMRNMGGLWRKIPFTFAMMTIGTLALTGFPFTSGYFSKDAIIEAAFASHRVGASYGFWLTTLAAGLTSFYSWRLVFLTFFGKPRWAGDGHAPEEAAHHAHEETHGHEAHGHEANEHESHGHGHHLDPHESPITMLIPLGVLAVGALFAGILFAHDFIGEGFAEFWKSALFLGPDNHILELREEVPEFAKQLPTVLMGVGFVVAVLFYFAVPSLPARLARAVPHLYQFLLNKWYFDELYDMIFVRPAFWLGRLFWKGGDGAIIDRLGPDGVAARVIDVTGRVVKLQSGYIYHYAFAMLVGLAAVITWYVAWGVR; this is encoded by the coding sequence ATGTATGCAGCCATAGTCTTCCTTCCGCTTCTGGGATTTTTGATCGCGGGGCCGTTCGGCTGGCGCATTGGCGATCGGCCCTCGGAACTCGTCACCACAAGTTTTTTGTTTATCTCGGCGATCTTGTCCTGGGTCGTGTTCGTCAATGTAGCGCTGGGCACGGCGCCGGCGAGCGTTTCGGTTCTCGGTAATTGGTTTACGTCGGGCGCGCTCAAAATCGATTGGTCGCTCAAGATCGATACATTGACCGCGGTGATGCTGGTCGTCGTCACCACCGTATCCTCGCTCGTGCATCTCTATTCGATCGGCTATATGAGCGACGATCCGGGGCGGCCTCGTTTCTTCGCCTATCTCTCTCTGTTTACCTTCGCCATGCTGATGCTGGTGACGGCCGATAACCTCGTCCAGCTGTTTTTCGGCTGGGAAGGGGTCGGACTCGCCTCCTATCTTTTGATCGGTTTTTGGTATCAGAAGCCGGCCGCCAATGCCGCCGCGATCAAGGCTTTCGTTGTCAATCGGGTCGGCGATTTCGGCTTTGCGCTGGGCATTTTCCTGGTCTTTGTCCTGACCAATTCGGTGAGTTTCGATCAGGTTTTCGCGGCGGCGCCGGGGCTTGCCGGAAAGTCGATCCATGTCTTCGGCTTCAATACGGATGCGATGACGATCACCTGTCTGCTCCTGTTCATGGGAGCGATGGGTAAATCGGCGCAATTTCTGCTGCACACCTGGCTCCCCGATGCAATGGAAGGTCCGACGCCGGTTTCGGCGCTGATCCATGCCGCGACCATGGTGACCGCCGGCGTGTTCATGGTCGCCCGGCTTTCTCCGCTTTTCGAACAGGCGCCGGCGGCCCTCTCCTTCGTAATCATCATCGGCGGGACGACGGCCTTTTTCGCCGCGACGATCGGGCTCGTCCAAAACGACATCAAAAGGGTCATCGCCTATTCGACCTGTTCGCAGCTCGGCTATATGTTCGTTGCCCTTGGCGTCGGCGGCTATTCGATCGGCATTTTCCACCTCTTCACCCACGCCTTCTTCAAGGCGCTGCTGTTTCTTGGTGCCGGATCGGTCATCGTTGCGATGCATCATGAGCAGGACATGCGCAACATGGGCGGGCTCTGGCGGAAAATTCCGTTCACCTTCGCCATGATGACGATCGGCACGCTGGCCCTCACCGGCTTTCCGTTCACCTCCGGCTATTTTTCCAAGGATGCGATCATCGAAGCAGCCTTCGCTTCCCATCGGGTCGGAGCCTCCTACGGCTTTTGGCTGACGACCCTGGCCGCGGGCCTCACCTCTTTCTACTCATGGCGGCTGGTCTTCCTGACCTTTTTCGGCAAGCCGCGTTGGGCAGGCGACGGGCATGCTCCGGAAGAGGCCGCGCACCACGCTCATGAGGAGACTCATGGCCACGAAGCTCACGGTCACGAGGCCAATGAACATGAGTCGCATGGTCACGGCCATCATCTCGATCCGCATGAATCGCCGATCACAATGCTCATTCCCTTGGGCGTGCTGGCCGTGGGCGCTCTATTTGCGGGGATTTTATTCGCGCATGATTTCATCGGCGAGGGATTTGCCGAATTCTGGAAAAGCGCCCTGTTCCTCGGACCCGACAATCACATCCTCGAACTGCGGGAAGAGGTTCCCGAGTTCGCCAAGCAACTTCCTACCGTGCTGATGGGGGTTGGCTTCGTCGTCGCGGTTCTGTTCTATTTTGCGGTGCCGAGCCTGCCGGCGCGCCTCGCGCGGGCGGTGCCGCACCTCTATCAGTTCCTTCTCAACAAATGGTACTTCGACGAACTCTATGACATGATTTTCGTGCGCCCTGCCTTCTGGCTCGGCCGGCTGTTTTGGAAGGGTGGGGACGGTGCGATCATCGATCGCCTCGGCCCCGACGGCGTCGCCGCGCGCGTCATCGACGTGACCGGACGAGTCGTCAAGCTACAGAGCGGTTACATCTATCATTATGCTTTTGCCATGCTCGTCGGCCTCGCTGCCGTGATCACCTGGTATGTCGCCTGGGGAGTGCGCTGA
- a CDS encoding NADH-quinone oxidoreductase subunit M: MFGFGILSCIVFLPLVGAGFILVLRGNDEATLMNARRAALGTTVIVFLLTLYVYAKFDTSLSAFQFVEEKNWFGHGLVYKLGVDGISFPFVVLTAFLMPICILASWQSIQYRVKEYLIAFLVLETLMLGVFCALDLLLFYLFFEGGLIPMFLIIGIWGGKRRVYASFKFFLYTLTGSLLMLLAIMSMYGVAETTDIVTLLQTHFPSSMQKWLWLAFFASLAVKMPMWPVHTWLPDAHVEAPTAGSVILAGILLKMGGYGFIRFSLPMFPEASTYFAPLVFALSVIAIIYTSLVALVQEDMKKLIAYSSVAHMGFVTMGLFSMTTPGVQGAVFQMVSHGLVSGALFLCVGVVYDRIHTREISAYGGLVARMPLYAVVFMVFTLANVGLPGTSGFIGEFLTLLGTFTVNSWVAFFATTGVILSAAYALYLYRRIIFGVLDKPNLSSILDLSWREMAMFAPLVLLTIYYGFHPAPILDGTAASITALIQGYDASLAAIKTAALALH, encoded by the coding sequence ATGTTCGGCTTTGGCATCCTGTCCTGCATCGTCTTCCTGCCGCTTGTGGGCGCGGGCTTTATCCTCGTCCTGCGGGGCAATGACGAGGCGACCTTGATGAATGCGCGCCGCGCGGCGCTTGGCACGACCGTGATCGTCTTTCTGCTGACGCTCTATGTCTATGCGAAGTTCGATACTTCCTTGTCGGCATTTCAGTTCGTCGAGGAAAAGAACTGGTTCGGCCACGGCCTCGTCTACAAGCTTGGCGTCGACGGAATATCGTTTCCGTTCGTGGTGCTGACCGCGTTCTTGATGCCGATCTGCATCCTGGCGTCCTGGCAATCGATCCAATATCGGGTCAAGGAATATCTGATCGCTTTCCTCGTTCTCGAAACCTTGATGCTGGGCGTCTTCTGCGCCCTGGATCTTTTGCTGTTTTATCTTTTCTTCGAGGGCGGCCTCATCCCGATGTTCTTGATCATCGGGATTTGGGGCGGCAAGCGGCGAGTCTACGCGAGTTTCAAATTCTTTCTTTATACGCTGACCGGTTCGCTGCTCATGCTGCTGGCGATCATGTCGATGTACGGCGTCGCCGAAACCACCGACATCGTCACCTTGCTGCAGACCCATTTTCCTAGCTCGATGCAGAAATGGCTATGGCTTGCGTTCTTCGCGTCGCTCGCCGTCAAGATGCCCATGTGGCCGGTCCACACCTGGTTGCCGGACGCGCATGTCGAAGCGCCGACCGCGGGCTCGGTCATCCTTGCCGGAATTCTGCTCAAAATGGGCGGCTATGGTTTCATCAGATTCTCGCTGCCGATGTTCCCGGAAGCCTCCACCTATTTTGCGCCTCTTGTCTTTGCATTGTCGGTCATCGCGATCATCTACACATCGCTCGTCGCGCTCGTGCAGGAAGACATGAAGAAGCTCATCGCCTATTCGTCGGTGGCGCATATGGGCTTCGTGACGATGGGGCTTTTCAGCATGACCACGCCCGGCGTTCAGGGGGCGGTCTTTCAGATGGTTTCGCATGGCCTCGTCTCGGGCGCTCTGTTTCTTTGCGTCGGCGTCGTCTACGATCGTATCCATACGCGGGAGATTTCGGCCTATGGCGGCCTTGTCGCCCGCATGCCGCTCTATGCCGTGGTTTTCATGGTCTTTACCTTGGCCAATGTGGGCCTGCCTGGAACCTCGGGGTTCATCGGCGAATTCCTGACCTTGCTCGGCACCTTCACAGTCAATAGCTGGGTCGCCTTTTTCGCCACCACCGGCGTCATCTTGTCGGCGGCCTATGCGCTCTATCTCTATCGCCGCATCATCTTCGGCGTGCTCGACAAGCCCAATCTTTCGTCGATCCTCGACCTTTCCTGGCGCGAGATGGCGATGTTCGCGCCGCTGGTCTTGCTGACGATCTATTACGGTTTCCATCCGGCCCCGATTCTCGATGGGACCGCGGCCTCGATCACCGCCCTAATCCAGGGCTATGACGCTTCGCTCGCCGCCATAAAGACGGCCGCGCTCGCTCTCCACTGA